In Drosophila subpulchrella strain 33 F10 #4 breed RU33 chromosome 3R, RU_Dsub_v1.1 Primary Assembly, whole genome shotgun sequence, the following are encoded in one genomic region:
- the LOC119554054 gene encoding transcription factor kayak, isoforms D/sro-like — MIAIKAIEMQHNNGGGGGNSNALQQQQQQQQQQLQQQLLQQQQQQQFQQQQQQHNSPDNNYIWGNSHNGNISSNNNSHNNPMLQLQQQQQLRAASWITDCNKQRHINNNNSMNVNYNQHLPQQQQQYLQSNCSIYTQQQQHLVPATTSQSNNHFYPCQQQQQQQQQQQFLAPTTTAAAATSHQQHQTQQQHQTQQQHQRQDYASLQLGRQMD; from the exons ATGATTGCAATAAAGGCCATCGAGATGCAGCACAACaacggcggcggcggcggcaacaGCAACgcactgcagcagcagcagcagcagcagcagcaacaactgcagcagcaactgctgcagcaacagcagcagcagcagttccaacagcagcagcagcagcacaatTCGCCCGATAATAATTACATTTGGGGTAACAGCCACAATGGCAAtatcagcagcaacaacaacagccacAACAACCCAatgttgcagttgcagcagcagcaacaactgcgTGCCGCCTCCTGGATAACCGATTGCAATAAGCAGCGCCACATTAACAACAATAACAGCATGAATGTCAATTACAATCAGCActtgccgcagcagcaacagcagtaCTTGCAATCCAATTGCAGCATCTACacgcaacagcagcaacatcttgTGCCAGCAACAACATCCCAATCCAACAATCACTTCTACCCCtgccaacagcagcagcagcagcagcagcaacagcaattcCTGGCCCCCACAACaacggcggcagcagcaacatcccACCAGCAACACCAgacacagcagcaacatcagacgcagcagcaacatcagcggCAGGATTATGCATCCCTTCAATTGGGCAGACAA ATGGATTAG